The DNA region TCGATGACCCAGCTGGTGGAGTGCGCGGTGAGGAAGGTGTCCTTGTCCTCGGCGGTGACCTCCACGCCGAGCGGTGCGGCGGCGTCGATCGTGATGTTGACGTACTGCGACGCGGTCGTGGTGCCGCTCGTCGCGACGATGCGGAACGCGTACGTGCCGGAGTAGCGGGGCTTCCCGGAGAGCGCGCCGGTGGCGTGGTCCAAGGACAAGCCGTACGGCAGGTACCCGGACTCGTCACCGTCGTACTCACCCGCGTACGGATCGTCGAGCGAGTAGTACGCAGCCGAGTACGTCGGTGCGGGGAAGCCCTCGGCGGCGAACGTGTGGGTGAAGCGCTCACCGGCGACCGCGGAGAACGTGATCGGGTCGTCCTCGGTCGAGGCCTCCGGGAACGCTGCTTCCTGCGTGACGACTGTCGTCGTGGTCGTCGCGGACTCATCGGTGTCGCTGGTGATCGTGACGCTGATGGTCTTGCCGGCGTCCGAGGCAGCGACGACGTACGAGTCGGCGGTGGTCGGCAGGATCGCGTCGCCGCTGGTCCACGTGTAGGTCAGCTCGCCGGTGAAGTCGTGTCCGGCCGCCGTGAGCGTTCTGCCGACGGTCGGGTCCCCGGTGATCGTCGCGGTCGGCGACGCGGCCGGTTCGGCTGCAACGGGCGCGGTGGGATCTGGGGTCGCAGTCGCGGCCGGCGTGCTGACCGGCAGGGACGGTTCCGCGGTGGGATCAGCTGTCGCCTCGGCCGTCGGCGTGGACGTCGCCCCGGGGACCGGCGGAGCCGACTCGTCAGCGCCGTCGGCCGTGCTGTCAGTGCCCTGCGCCGGGGACGCGGTCGCGGTGCTCGTCGGTGCGGCGGGCTGCTCGTCGGCGAAGGCAGTCGTGGCCGTCAACGCGCCGAAGCCGGTGCTCAGGCCGATGACGGCGATGGTCGCGCCGATCGCGCAGGCGCGTCGAAGTGTTGCAGTGCTGTGCTGCACGGGTGGTCCCCTCGGGTGTGCAGTCCGGCAGGAGACCGGACGTCTGAGATCGCCGGAAACCGGCGCTCTCGGATCGTAGCCAACCTTGGAGCGCGCTGTGGACCTCGTCGCGAGCACCCCCCACGAATTGGGGGCGAGTGCTCACTCCACCAACGTCTGCGTCCCGAGCACGATCGCCAGCGCCAACCGCTCGGCGTCCACCGACCCCGGCACCGCCGTGTACGCCAGGATCCGCAGGTCCTCCGGGCCGACGACCAGGGTGTCGCAGTCGAGCGTGATGAGCCCCACGTCGGGGTGGTCGATCACCTTGCGGCGGGCCGTCTCACCCAGGGTCGTCGCACCCGAGTCCCACAGCTCGACGAACCGCGGGCTCGCCGCCCGCAGGTCCCGCACGAGCTGCTGCAGCTGCCGGTCGAGCGGGTAGCGGGCCGCGGTCATGCGGAGTCCGGCGACCAGGTTCTCCTCGAACGCCGCCTGTTCCGCGGGCGTGTGCACGGCGCGGCTGCCGGAGCCGACCAGGTGCCGCCAGGCGGTGTTGCGTTCGTTCCCGCGCATCCCGCCGATCGGCCTCATCAGGGCTTCGTGCGGAGCGTTGGTCACGAGCAGGTTGCCGGCGGCGTCGAGCACCGCGACGGGGGTGTCGGCGAGCCGGTCGAGCAGTCGCTGCACGCTCGGCGGGATCCGCGACGGCACGACGTCCGCGCCCGGGGCCGCGTGCCCGGCGAGCCGGTACAGCAGCTCACGTTCGGCGTCCGAGACCCGGAGGGCACGCGTCAGCGCCTCGACCACCTGGGCGGACGGCGACGTTGCGCGTCCCTGCTCCAAGCGGGTCAGGTAGTCGGCGGAGATCCCCGCGAGCCCCGCGAGTTCCTCGCGCCGCAGCCCCGCCGCCCGACGTCGCGGCCCGACGGTCATGCCGGCGGCCGCGGGGGTGACGTGGTCGCGGAGCCGTCGCAGGGTGTGCCCGAAGTCCGTGTCCGCCATGCCACCAGTCTGCGCGCACGTCGCGGCCGCGTCCTGGCCCCACCAGTCCTACGACAACCGGGCGACTCCCTGCCGACCGCGTCGAGCGTGACGCTGGACCCATGACAACGACACTCATCACCGGCGCCACCCGTGGCCTCGGCAAGGAAACCGCACGCCAGCTCGTCGCAGCCGGCCACACCGTCTGGATCGGCGCCCGCGACGCCGACCAGGGAGCGGCCGTCGCAGCCGACATCGGCGCACGCTCCGTCCAGCTCGACGTCCGCGACGACGACTCGGTCGCCGCAGCCCTCGCGCACGTCGACGCGAACGGCGGCCTGGACGTCCTGGTCAACAACGCCGGCATCGCGATGTGGGGTCTGAACGGACCGGACGCGCTCGCCGTGTTCGACACGAACGCCGTCGGCATCGTCCGCACGACCGAGGCAGCGTTGCCGATCCTGCGCCGATCGGCCAGCCCCCTCGTCGTCAACGTCGGCAGCGCGCTCGGCTCGTTCACGGCGGTGCACGACCCGGACAGCGCGGCGTCGACCGTGCAGGCCGCGGTCTACGGCGCGAGCAAGTCGGCCGTCTCGATGCTCACGGTGCAGTACGCCCGCATCGCACCCGAGGTGCGCTTCGTGGTCCTCGAGCCCGGCTACACGGCGACCGAGCTCGGTGGGGTGCCGAACCCGCACGGTCGCCCCGTCGAGGTGAGCGCGGCGACCGTCGCGGCCGCCGCGAGCGTTGGCCCGGAGGGCCCGACCGGCGTGTTCCTGGAGGACGGCCAGCCGCTCGGGTGGTGACGAAAAGACCGCCTGGAGGCTCGTGGCGGTGCCGCCACGAGCCTCCAGGCCGTCATCCGGTCGCGTCTACAGCAGCTGACGCGCGTTCGTCGACGCGAGGTCCAGCAGCTCGTCGCCGCGACCGGACAGCACCGTGCGGATGGCGTAGAGCGTGAAGCCCTTCGCCTGCTCGAGCGTGACCGCCGGGGGCATCGACAGCTCCTGCCGGTTCGCTCGCACCGAGACGAGCGCGGGACCGTCGTGCGCGAGCGCGGCGGCCATCGCGTCCTCGAAGTCGTCGGACACGTCGACCTTGAAGCCCTTGATGCCGATCGCCTCGGCGACCGCGGCGAAGTCCGGGTTCTGCAGCTCGGTGCCGTAGTTCACGAACCCGGCGGCCTTCATCTCGAGCTCGACGAAGTTCAGCGACGAGTTGTCGAACACGACGATCTTCACGGGCAGCTTGTTCTGCACGATCGTGATGAGCTCGCCGAGCAGCATCGTCAGGCCGCCGTCACCCGCGAGTGCGATCACCTGGCGGTCCGGGAACGCCGTCTGCGCACCGATCGCCTGCGGGACCGCGTTCGCCATCGTGCCGTGCACGAACGAGCCGATCAGGCGACGCTTGCCGTTCATCGTCAGGTAGCGCGAGGCCCACACGACGGGGGAGCCGACGTCGGGGATGAACACCGCGTCGTCGGCGGCGATCCGGTCGAGCACACGCGCGACGTACTGCGGGTGCAGCGGCTTCTTCCGGCCCGCGGGGACGGCCAGGTCGTCGAGCTTCTCGCGGGTCTTCCGGTAGTGCTTCAGGGCGTTGTCGAGGTGCGTCGTCGGGTGCGACCCGGTCAGCAGGGGGATGAGGGCGAGCGCGGTGTCCTTCACGGTGCCGACCAGGCCGATGTCGACCGGGTGCCGTCGGCCGAGCTGCGACCCGCGGATGTCGATCTGCACGTGCTTCGCCTTGGCGGGGAAGAACTGCTGGTACGGGAAGTCGGTGCCGAGCATGAGCACGACGTCGGCGTCCTCCATGGCGCGGTACCCGGACGCGAAACCGAGCAGGCCCGTCATGCCGACGTCGTAGGGGTTGTCCCACTCGATGTGCTCCTTGCCGCGCAGGGCATGCACGATCGGGGCCTGCAGCCGTTCGGCCAGCGCGATGACCTCGTCGTGGGCGCCGGCGACGCCCGCTCCGGCCAGGATCGTGACCTTGTCGGCGCCGTTCAGCAGCTCGGCGGTGCGGAGCAGCTCGGCCTCACTCGGCACGATGCGGGGCGTCGTGCGCTCGATGCGGGTGGTGCGGTCGTCCTTCGCCTCGGCGAGCAGGACGTCGCCGGGAATGACGAGCACCGCGACCCCGCGCTTCTCGACGGCCTCGCGCATCGCGATCTCGAGCAGGCGCGGCATCTGGGTCGGGTCGGCGACGTACTCGACGTAGACCGAGCACTCGCGGAACAGCTCCTGCGGGTGGGTCTCCTGGAAGTAGCCGGAGCCGATCTCGGCGGTGGGGATGTGTGCGGCGATCGCGAGGACCGGGACGCGCGACCGGTTGGCGTCGAACAGGCCGTTGATCAGGTGCAGGTTGCCGGGGCCGCAGCTGCCGGCGCAGACCGCGAGCTCACCGGTCAGTTCGGCCTCGGCGCTCGCGGCGAACGCAGCGGCCTCCTCGTGGCGGACGTGCTCCCACCGGATCGTGCCGTCCTTGCGCAGGGCGTCGGTGAAGCCGTTGAGGGAGTCCCCCGGCAGGCCGTAGACGCGGGCGACGTCGTTCTTGCGGAGGGTGGCGACGATGTTCTCGGCAACGGTTGGCATGCGTCCTGTCTACTCGCGGGCGGCTGCGCTGAGTGCTTTCAGAGGCTCGCCGGGCCCGTGGTCGGAGTCCGGGCTGGGACGATGGTCGGATGACCGACGCGCCGCTGCTCCGCCCCCGCCGACCGGAGTCCGACGGCGCCGGGATCCTCGAGCCGTCGCCCTACCCGCTCGTCTCCGTCGCGATCGCGGTCATCGCCGTGGTCGTCATCACGCTCGTCGGGTTCGCCCTCGGCACGGTCGACCTCGGACTGTCGAAGGCACTGAACGCGCTGCACACCGGTCCGATCGGGGCGTTCACCACCGCCGTCTACCACGTCATCAGTCCGGGCCCGGCGATCGGGATCACCGTCGTCGTCGTGGCCGTGATCTGGTGGCGCACCCGGAGTCTCCGCCCGGCCCTGGCCTTCGGCGGCACGATCGCCATCACGTGGGTGCCGTCCGCGGTCGTGAAGGAGATCGTCCACCGCGCACGGCCCGACGTCGCCGCCCTGCCGCACCCGTTCCCGGTGCAGCCGGACCCCGGGTACCCGAGTGGGCACACCGTCTACATCACGGCGTTCGTGGTCGCGATGATCTGGCTGCTCCGCGAGACCCGGTGGCACCGACTGGCGCTGACGCTCGGGATCGTCGCGATCGTCGTCGTGTTCTTCTCGGTGTCGATCGATGCCGTGCACTACCCGACCGACGCGGTGGCCTCGATCCTGTGGGCGCTCGCCGTTGCCCCGGGGGTGCGGGTGGTGTGGGTCGACTGGCTCATGCCGCGGATCCCGTTCCTCCGGGGGCGGTAGTCGACGGGGCTGCCGACTCGGAACGACGTCCTCGTTGTCGTGCGACGTCGATGATGTCGTTCCGGGTCGGCCCCGACCGGGTCAGGCCAGGCGGGTGCGTCCCCGGGCGACGAGCAGTGCCACGACGGCCACCACCGCGGACGCGAGCATCACGATCGCCAGCGGTGCAGCCGTCACCGAGCCGCCGATGCTGACGAGCGGGGACACCAGCGCCGCGAGCCCGAACTGCAGCGCACCGAGCACGGCCGACGCGCTGCCGGCAGCGGCGGGGACCGCACCGAGTGCCAGCGCCGTGGCGTTGCCGAGCACCAGGCCGAGCGAGCCGACCGCGGTGAACAGCGGGACGGCGAGCCAGAACACCGGCGCCGCGAAGACGACGAGCAGCGCGAACACGATCGTCGACGCGAACACCAGGGTGATGCCGAGCGACAGCACGCCGGTGACCGAACGGGTCTCGGTGAGCTTGGCGGACACGATGCTCACACCCATCAGGGCCAGCGCGTTCAGCCCGAACGCCAGGCCGTAGCCGACGGTGCCGAGCCCGATCATGTCCTGGTACAGGAACGGCGAGGCGGAGATGTACGCCATCATCACGGCGAACGCGAAGCCGAACACGGCGATGTAGCCGAGGAACGTGCGGGAGCGCAGCGCGCGGAGCGGCGAACCGGAGCCCTTGCGCTCCTCGCGCAGCACGTCGCGGTGCGCCTTCAGGTGGGTCTCACGGATGACGGCGAGCACCGCGACGAGCATGACCACGGACAGGCCGAGCACGATCGACAGCAGGCCGCGCCAGCCGATCGGGCCGGTGAGCAGGCCACCGAGCAGCGGAGCGACGACGGGGGCGACCCCGCCGACGATCATCATGAGCGAGAACGCGCGGGCTGCGGGCTTGCCGGTCGCCAGGTCGGAGATGACCGCACGGCTGATCACCATGCCGGCCGCACCGCCCAGGCCCTGCAGGAGTCGGGCCGCGATGAGCACGCCGATGTTCGGTGCGAACACGGCGGCGACGCTCGCGAGGACGCACAGTGCCGCGCCGGCGATGAGCGGCGGCACGCGGCCGAACCGGTCGGACAGCGGGCCGAAGACGAGCTGGCCGGCCGTGACACCGACCAGGAAGGCGGTCAGCGTGAGCTGCACGGTGGTGGCGCTCGCACCGAGCTCGGTGGTCATCTGCGGGAACGCCGGCAGGTACAGGTCGGTGGCGAAGGGGGCGACGGCGCTGAGCAGGCCGAGCACCAGCAGCAGCGGTGTCGTGATGCCCTGCTGCCTGGTCGTGGGTGTCGCGGCGTGCGCGCGGATGGTTCCGGTGTCCGTGGTCATTGTTATGAAAGCATAACTCATTGCGGATCCTCGGTACAGTACGGACATGCACTCCGCCGTGTCCGACCACGTCCTCGCCGACCTCGCCGACGTCGTGCTGCGGATCTCGCGGGAGATCGACCCGCACGGTGCCGGGGCGCTCGACATCGTGCCGCTCACCGGGACCGAGGCGCTCGTGATGCGCTGGGTCGACCGCAACCCCGGCACCTCACCGAGCGCGACGGCCGAGGCGACGGCACTCAAGCGCAGCAACCTCAGCGTCGCGCTGCGGTCCCTGGTGGCGAAGGGGATGGTCGAACGGCGGCAGGACCCGGACGATGCGCGGACCGTGCAGCTGCACTCGACCGACATCGCGCGGGAGAGCATCGGACGGCTGCGCGGGCACTGGGCCGGCAAGCTCCGCGACGCGCTCGGCGACGACGACGCCGGGTTGCCCGGGGCGCTCGCGCTGCTCGACCGGATCGACGAGGGGCTGCGCGGGGTCTAGTCCTGCGGCGCGTCGTCCTCGATCGGCAGCAGCCGCCGAGCGCCGTGGCCTTCGTCGCCGAGCGTGTCGCCCGGGTTCACGACCGAGCACGCCCCGAGCGAGACGCAGCCGCACCCGATGCACTGCGTCATCTCCTGCTGCAGCCGCTCGAGCTCCAGCTGGCGCGCCCGGAGTCGTGCACGCCACCGCTCGTTCAGCCGGTTCCAGTCGCGCAGGGACGGCATCCGGTCGGCCGGCAGCGTGCCGAACTGCTCGGCGACCTCGCTGAGCGGGATCCCGAGGCGCTTCGCCACCTGGATGATCGCGATCCGGCGCTCGACGTGCCGCGGGTACATCCGGGTGCCGCCGTCGGTGCGCTCGGGCCGGATCAGGCCCTTGCGCTCGTAGAAGTGCAGGGCCGACGCGGCGACGCCGGTGCGTCGGACGATCTCGCCGATCGGGAGCAGGTCGGTCGGGCGGGGCGGCTGGATCTCGACCATGGTCGAGATCTTACGTGCGGATCCGGACGCGACGAACGGCCGGTCGGGAGGCCCGTTGCGGGCCCGCCACGGGCCTCCCGGTCGACCGTCTGCCAGCGTCTACCGCTGCTGGAACGACTCCCAGAGCAGGAACGCGGTGAACAGGACGAACGGCGTGCACGCCACCACGTTGAGCCAGCGGTGCTCGACGACCACCGCGACGAACTCGCGGAGGAACGCACTCGGCACGTAGTAGGGCGCCGTCCGCGATCCGACCACCTGCGCCGGCAGCTCGAGCCGACGGGCCAGCGTGGCGGCGCGGAGCACGTGGTAGTTGTTCGTGACGACGACGATCTGGCCGTCCCGTCCGGCATCCGTCTGCACGGTGCGGGAGAACCGCAGGTTCTCGCGGGTGTTGCGGGACTCGGTCTCGGGCCGGACGTCGTCGGGGTCCGCGCCGTTCGCCAGCAGGTACTCCGCCATCGCGGTGCCCTCGGGGCGCGGTTCGTCGTCACCCTGCCCGCCGGAGGGGATCAGCAGCGGCCGACGCCCGGCGGCTCGTTCGGCGCGGTACACGACGAGCGAGCGGTCGAGGCGACTGCGGAGCAGGGGCGGGACCTCGCCTCGGATCAGTCCGGAGCCGAGGACGACGATCGAGTCCGGCACGATCCCGTGCCGCATCCGGCCGTAGACGACGGAGTACACGGCGAACGCGACGAGCGACACGGCGAAGTACGCGCAGACGAACACCATCAGCACGGCGACCGCGATCCGGGTGCCGTCCCAGAGCGTGAAGCCCTCGCCGCTGGCGGACACGAACAGGGCGATGGCGACCGCGGGCAGCACGAACACGAGCACCCCGGCGACCAGCGACAGCGTGTTGCCCAGGCTCCGGCCCTCGGAGCGGAGCATCTGGAAGCCGTTCGCGATGAGGGCCACACCGAGCACGGCGACCGCGAGCGGGACGAGCAGGAACACGATGCCGACGACCAGGCTGAACCCCGGTACGACGATCGTCAGGGCGGACACGGCCGTGGCGAGCGCGAAGAACGCCGCTGCCGTCAGGAACACGCCGTTCCGGAGCATCCGCGGGTCGCGCCGCCGCCCCACCAGGTAGAGCGCGAGGAACAGCAGGGCGAAGACGGGCGCCGCGCCCAGGGCGGTCATCGGTCGGCCGAACGGAGCGCGGTCATGCGCTCACGGTACCGGCCAGGGATCAGGAGACCGCCCCGTGCCGGTGCGACGATCACGCACCCGATCACGCTCGTTGCGCTCGTCCGATGGCGCTGGTGGCAGGCTCGGACCATGACCTACATCGCCAGCGACGACCGCTACGACTCGATGACGTACCGCCGCACCGGCCGCTCGGGCCTCGACCTGCCGCTGCTCTCCCTGGGGTACTGGCACAACTTCGGTGACGACGTGCCGTTCGAGACCCAGCGCGCGATCAGCCGTCGGGCCTTCGACCTCGGCATCACGCACCACGACCTCGCGAACAACTACGGCCCGCCGTACGGTGCCGCCGAGGTCAACTTCGGGCGGCTGATGCGTGAGGACTTCCGGCCGTACCGCGACGAGATGGTCGTGTCGACCAAGGCCGGGTGGGACATGTGGCCGGGGCCGTACGGCCAGGGCGGCGGTTCGCGGAAGTACGTGCTCGCCTCGCTCGACCAGTCCCTGCAGCGGACGGGCCTGGACTACGTCGACGTCTTCTACTCCCACCGACTCGACGCCTCGACCCCGCTCGAGGAGACGATGGGCGCGCTGCACACGGCGGTCCAGCAGGGCAAGGCGCTGTACGTCGGCATCTCGTCGTACGACGCGGAACGCAGCCGCCAGGCCGCCGCGATCCTGCGCGACCTCGGTACCCCGCTCCTCATCCACCAGCCGTCGTACTCGATGCTCAACCGCTGGATCGAGACCGAGGGGCTGCTCGACGCCGCCGGCGAGCTGGGCTTCGGCGTGATCGGGTTCACCGCGCTCGCGCAGGGCCTGCTCACCGGCAAGTACCTGGACGGGGTGCCCTCGGATTCTCGCGCCGCCGCCGGCAAGTCGCTCGACGCCTCGAGCATCACCCCAGAGGTCGTCGGGCACCTCCGAGCGCTGAACGACGTCGCCGCCGCTCGTGGACAGTCCCTGGCGCAGCTCGCCCTGGCCTGGGCGCTCCGTGACGAGCGGGTGACCTCGCTCGTGATCGGGGCGTCGAAGGTGTCGCAGCTCGAGGACAACGTCGCGGCGCTGGCGAACACGTCGTTCTCCGACGAGGAACTCCGCACCATCGACCAGCACTCCGTCGGCATCACCGACGTCGACCTGTGGGCGGGAGCGCGTGCCGGCGAGGTCTCCTGACCGCGGACCTACGAGCGGTTCGGCCCCGCGCCCACCGGGGTGCGACCGCGCAGCCGCTCGCGACTGAGCGCGGGCAGCGCGAACCCGGTGTCCCGTTCGAGCACGTGGGTGCCCGGCGCGACGATCGCGTCGATCGCGTCGAGCAGCCCGTCGTCGAGGACGATCTCGGATGCCTGGACGTAGGCGTCGACGTGTGACACGGTGCGCGGCCCGATCACCACCGAGGACACGTCGGGATGGGTCAGGGCGAAGGCGACCGCGAGCTCCGACACCGTGAAGCCGGAGTCGTCGGCCAGGCGTCCGAGCCGGTCGGCGACCTCGAGCTTCCGACGGTTCCGCGGGGCGCCGATGTCGTACGCGTCCGGGTGTTCGTCGACGTGCGGTGAGCGTGGTTGGACGGTGCCGGCGCGGTAGGTCCCCGCGAGCCAGCCGCCGGTGAGGGGCGCTCCGGCCAGGACCCCGAGGCCGAAGCGACGGGCGACCGGGAACACCGTGCGCTCCGCCGTGCGGGTGAGGATCGAGTAGGGGACGTGCGTCGCGGTGGCGCTCTTCGACCCGGACCGGAGCCACTGCGCCTCGACGAGTTCCTCGGCCGGGAACCCGGGGAGGCCGAAGGCGCGGATCTTGCCCTGTGCGACCAGGTCGGCGAGGGCGTCGAGTGTCTCGTCGAGCGACGTCGCCGGGTCCGGCAGTGCCGGCTGGTACAGGTCGATGACGTCGGTGCCGAGTCGTTGCAGGCTCCGCTCCACGGCACGGAACATCCACCGCCGCCCGTTGCCGCGGTGCGCCGGGTCCTGGTCGACCGGGGCGCCGAACCGCACCGACAGGAACACGTCCTCGCGCCGTCCGGCGATCGCCGCGCCCACCGCGGTCTCGGCCAGGCCCGCGCCGTCGGCGTCCGAGACGTCGACCGACGTCACGCCGCGGGTGAGCGCCTCGAGCACGAGGGTCACACCGGCCGACGGGTCGTGGGCCGCGACGCCGGCGACGGCACGCGTCCCGAGCGTCAGCGAGCTGACGGGCGCCCCCGTGCGCCCCATGCGTCGCTGTTCCATGCGCGCCACGATATGGGCCGTGCGGGCCGCAGGACGGTCCGGTGACGAAGCATTACCCCTGGCCCTGACCGGAACGGTTGGTACGATGGACGCAGTTCTGAAACACGCAGTGTGTATCTACCGGCCGCCGGCTCCCCGGCGGACAACGGCGGCACCCGATGGGTCCGCCCCCACCGAACCGGGCCGGGCCGAGAAGGCACACCCCCATGCTCCACACCAGTCCCACCCCGTCCGCGCCCGCCCCGGAACGCACGGACACCGCGACCGCCGGAGACGCCTCGCTCGTCTCCCTCGCCGGACGCTGGTACTTCCCGGTGGCGTTCATCGCCCGCCTGCCGTTCGCCATGATGGTCGTCGGGGTCCTCACCCTCGTCGTGGCCGCGCGTGACTCCGTCGCCCTCGGTGGCGTCAACTCCGCCTCCGTCGGCATCGGTGCCGCGGTGTTCGGACCGATGGTCGGCGCCGCCGCGGACCGGTTCGGCCAGCGTGCCGTGCTCGTCCCCGTCGGCCTCGTCAACGCGGCGCTGCTCGGCGCGTTCCCCTTCGTCGTCAGCGGCAGCGCGCCGGACCTGGCCGTGCTCGCGATGGCGTTCTGCATCGGGGCGTCCGCGCCCCAGGTCGCGCCGATGTCCCGCACCCGGCTCGTCGCCATCATCGCGCAGCGCATTCGACCGGCCCGCCGCGAGAAGACCCTCAGCGGGACGATGGCGTACGAGTCCGCCGCCGACGAGGCCGTCTTCATCATCGGCCCGTTCCTGGTCGGCATCCTCGCCAGCGCGATCGCCCCGTGGGTCGCCGTGGCGGGCGCCTCGGCCCTGACCTTCGTGTTCGTGACCGCGTTCGCGCTGCACCCCACCGGCAAGCTCGTGCTCGGGCAGCACGAGGAACTGACCCAGGCCCCGGCGCGCCAGCTCCTGCGTCCGCGGCTCGTCGTCGTGGTCGTCGGGATCCTCGGCATCGGCCTGTTCTTCGGCTCGACGCTGACGTCGCTGACGGCGTTCATGGAGACCCACGGCGAGGCGTCCCAGGCCGGCCTGCTCTACGGCCTGATGGGCATCGGTTCGGCCGGACTCGCCCTCGGGTCCGCAGCGTTCCCTCGGTCGTTCGGCCTCGGCTGGCGCTGGCTCGTGTTCGGTGTCGTCCTGCTCGGCGGCGCGGTCGCGTTCTCGCAGGCCGACTCCGTCGTGGCGGTCGGCATCGTCCTGGCGATCATGGGCGTCGGCATCGGTCCGACCCTCGTCGCGCAGTACAGCCTCGGTTCGGACCGTTCGCCGGTCGGCCGGTCCGCGACCACGATGACGATCCTCGGATCCGCCGTGATCGTCGGGCAGTCGATCGCGTCCGCCATCACCGGCGACCTGGCGGAGCAGCACGGTACGTCCGTCGCGATGGTGCTCCCCGCGGCCTCGGCAGCGGTCGTCGTGCTGGCAGCCGTCGTCGACCTGCTGCTGCGGCGCCGTACCGCCGCCTGACGATCAGGACTCGGTGTCGTCGACCAACAGGTCCTCGTGCCGGTAGTCGTCGGCCCGCAGCCCGGCGCGAGCGATCATGTGCGTCGAGACGGGCACCAGGAACAGTTGGAACACCATGATGGGCAGGACGACCCAGAACGCCGTCCAGGTCCCCACCGCGACGACGATCGCGGCCAGGGCGAACGCCAACCCGAGCACCTGCGGCTTCGCCATGGCGTGCAGGCGGACGAGCGGGTCCGGGAACCGCACGATGCCGACGCCGGCGCCGAGGGACAGCAGCGCGCCGATGAGCAGCAGGGCGAGTGCGATCCACGCCCGCACGCCGGCGCCGTCGAGGAACGCCTGGATCATCTCGGTCACGACTGCTCCTCTTCTTCTGCGGCGTGCTCGGGGGTGGTGACGGTGAGCCCC from Curtobacterium sp. MCJR17_020 includes:
- a CDS encoding putative Ig domain-containing protein — protein: MQHSTATLRRACAIGATIAVIGLSTGFGALTATTAFADEQPAAPTSTATASPAQGTDSTADGADESAPPVPGATSTPTAEATADPTAEPSLPVSTPAATATPDPTAPVAAEPAASPTATITGDPTVGRTLTAAGHDFTGELTYTWTSGDAILPTTADSYVVAASDAGKTISVTITSDTDESATTTTTVVTQEAAFPEASTEDDPITFSAVAGERFTHTFAAEGFPAPTYSAAYYSLDDPYAGEYDGDESGYLPYGLSLDHATGALSGKPRYSGTYAFRIVATSGTTTASQYVNITIDAAAPLGVEVTAEDKDTFLTAHSTSWVIERDGTVWTFENETTRQPDGGYIGFGVGFEGGQPTIDQGGTLLVSGHLVDRFGNEVDDADGYPVPFTVTSDHASDVITPSRDPWVATDVTFPEASTHSLEVASSGFATAFTVDVQPTAALAVPPTGTVVTPTASTGELAYTGSDAVALLPRAGGLAVTGAGVIALQASRRRKQR
- a CDS encoding helix-turn-helix transcriptional regulator, which codes for MADTDFGHTLRRLRDHVTPAAAGMTVGPRRRAAGLRREELAGLAGISADYLTRLEQGRATSPSAQVVEALTRALRVSDAERELLYRLAGHAAPGADVVPSRIPPSVQRLLDRLADTPVAVLDAAGNLLVTNAPHEALMRPIGGMRGNERNTAWRHLVGSGSRAVHTPAEQAAFEENLVAGLRMTAARYPLDRQLQQLVRDLRAASPRFVELWDSGATTLGETARRKVIDHPDVGLITLDCDTLVVGPEDLRILAYTAVPGSVDAERLALAIVLGTQTLVE
- a CDS encoding SDR family NAD(P)-dependent oxidoreductase produces the protein MTTTLITGATRGLGKETARQLVAAGHTVWIGARDADQGAAVAADIGARSVQLDVRDDDSVAAALAHVDANGGLDVLVNNAGIAMWGLNGPDALAVFDTNAVGIVRTTEAALPILRRSASPLVVNVGSALGSFTAVHDPDSAASTVQAAVYGASKSAVSMLTVQYARIAPEVRFVVLEPGYTATELGGVPNPHGRPVEVSAATVAAAASVGPEGPTGVFLEDGQPLGW
- the poxB gene encoding ubiquinone-dependent pyruvate dehydrogenase, whose translation is MPTVAENIVATLRKNDVARVYGLPGDSLNGFTDALRKDGTIRWEHVRHEEAAAFAASAEAELTGELAVCAGSCGPGNLHLINGLFDANRSRVPVLAIAAHIPTAEIGSGYFQETHPQELFRECSVYVEYVADPTQMPRLLEIAMREAVEKRGVAVLVIPGDVLLAEAKDDRTTRIERTTPRIVPSEAELLRTAELLNGADKVTILAGAGVAGAHDEVIALAERLQAPIVHALRGKEHIEWDNPYDVGMTGLLGFASGYRAMEDADVVLMLGTDFPYQQFFPAKAKHVQIDIRGSQLGRRHPVDIGLVGTVKDTALALIPLLTGSHPTTHLDNALKHYRKTREKLDDLAVPAGRKKPLHPQYVARVLDRIAADDAVFIPDVGSPVVWASRYLTMNGKRRLIGSFVHGTMANAVPQAIGAQTAFPDRQVIALAGDGGLTMLLGELITIVQNKLPVKIVVFDNSSLNFVELEMKAAGFVNYGTELQNPDFAAVAEAIGIKGFKVDVSDDFEDAMAAALAHDGPALVSVRANRQELSMPPAVTLEQAKGFTLYAIRTVLSGRGDELLDLASTNARQLL
- a CDS encoding phosphatase PAP2 family protein — its product is MTDAPLLRPRRPESDGAGILEPSPYPLVSVAIAVIAVVVITLVGFALGTVDLGLSKALNALHTGPIGAFTTAVYHVISPGPAIGITVVVVAVIWWRTRSLRPALAFGGTIAITWVPSAVVKEIVHRARPDVAALPHPFPVQPDPGYPSGHTVYITAFVVAMIWLLRETRWHRLALTLGIVAIVVVFFSVSIDAVHYPTDAVASILWALAVAPGVRVVWVDWLMPRIPFLRGR
- a CDS encoding multidrug effflux MFS transporter, translated to MTTDTGTIRAHAATPTTRQQGITTPLLLVLGLLSAVAPFATDLYLPAFPQMTTELGASATTVQLTLTAFLVGVTAGQLVFGPLSDRFGRVPPLIAGAALCVLASVAAVFAPNIGVLIAARLLQGLGGAAGMVISRAVISDLATGKPAARAFSLMMIVGGVAPVVAPLLGGLLTGPIGWRGLLSIVLGLSVVMLVAVLAVIRETHLKAHRDVLREERKGSGSPLRALRSRTFLGYIAVFGFAFAVMMAYISASPFLYQDMIGLGTVGYGLAFGLNALALMGVSIVSAKLTETRSVTGVLSLGITLVFASTIVFALLVVFAAPVFWLAVPLFTAVGSLGLVLGNATALALGAVPAAAGSASAVLGALQFGLAALVSPLVSIGGSVTAAPLAIVMLASAVVAVVALLVARGRTRLA
- a CDS encoding MarR family transcriptional regulator, translating into MHSAVSDHVLADLADVVLRISREIDPHGAGALDIVPLTGTEALVMRWVDRNPGTSPSATAEATALKRSNLSVALRSLVAKGMVERRQDPDDARTVQLHSTDIARESIGRLRGHWAGKLRDALGDDDAGLPGALALLDRIDEGLRGV
- the soxR gene encoding redox-sensitive transcriptional activator SoxR translates to MVEIQPPRPTDLLPIGEIVRRTGVAASALHFYERKGLIRPERTDGGTRMYPRHVERRIAIIQVAKRLGIPLSEVAEQFGTLPADRMPSLRDWNRLNERWRARLRARQLELERLQQEMTQCIGCGCVSLGACSVVNPGDTLGDEGHGARRLLPIEDDAPQD